One window of Bacteroides sp. AN502(2024) genomic DNA carries:
- a CDS encoding acyl-[acyl-carrier-protein] thioesterase, giving the protein MSEENKIGTYQFVVEPFHVDFNGRLTMGVLGNHLLNCAGFHASDRGFGIATLNEDNYTWVLSRLAIELDEMPYQYENFSVRTWVENVYRLFTDRNFAIVDKDGKKIGYARSVWAMINLNTRKPADLLTLHRGSIVDYICDEPCPIEKPSRIKVTSDQPMATLAAKYSDIDINGHVNSIRYIEHILDLFPIELHKTKRIRRFEMAYVAESYFGDELSFFCDEVNANEFHVEVKKNGSEVVCRSKIVFE; this is encoded by the coding sequence ATGAGTGAAGAAAATAAAATAGGGACTTATCAGTTTGTAGTAGAGCCGTTCCATGTTGACTTTAACGGACGTCTTACTATGGGTGTATTGGGAAATCATTTACTGAATTGTGCTGGTTTTCACGCAAGTGACCGTGGCTTCGGCATTGCAACACTGAATGAGGATAATTATACATGGGTACTTTCACGTCTGGCTATTGAGTTGGATGAAATGCCTTATCAGTATGAAAATTTTTCAGTTCGGACATGGGTGGAAAATGTCTACCGCTTGTTTACTGACCGTAACTTTGCCATTGTCGATAAGGATGGGAAGAAAATTGGTTATGCGCGTTCGGTATGGGCGATGATTAATCTCAATACCCGCAAGCCAGCCGATTTGCTGACCCTGCATAGAGGCAGTATCGTAGATTATATCTGTGACGAACCTTGTCCTATTGAAAAACCTTCACGTATCAAAGTGACAAGCGATCAACCGATGGCTACCCTGGCGGCAAAATATAGTGATATTGATATTAATGGTCATGTGAACAGTATCCGTTACATCGAGCATATCCTCGATCTGTTCCCGATAGAGTTGCACAAAACTAAACGTATTCGCCGTTTTGAGATGGCGTACGTGGCCGAAAGTTACTTTGGCGATGAGCTCTCTTTCTTCTGTGATGAAGTAAATGCAAACGAGTTTCACGTAGAAGTAAAGAAAAATGGCAGCGAAGTCGTTTGCCGCTCGAAAATAGTATTTGAATAA
- the ilvC gene encoding ketol-acid reductoisomerase produces the protein MAQLNFGGTIENVVIRDEFPLEKAREVLKNETIAVIGYGVQGPGQALNLRDNGFNVIVGQRQGKTYDKAVADGWVPGETLFGIEEACEKGTIVMCLLSDAAVMSVWPTIKPCLTAGKALYFSHGFAITWNDRTGVVPPTDIDVIMVAPKGSGTSLRTMFLEGRGLNSSYAIYQDATGKAMDRTIALGIGIGSGYLFETTFQREAISDLTGERGSLMGAIQGLLLAQYEVLRENGHTPSEAFNETVEELTQSLMPLFAKNGMDWMYANCSTTAQRGALDWMGPFHDAIKPVVEKLYDSVKTGNEAQISIDSNSQPDYREKLNEELRQLRESEMWQTAVTVRKLRPENN, from the coding sequence ATGGCACAGTTGAATTTTGGCGGAACTATTGAAAATGTAGTGATCCGTGACGAATTTCCTTTGGAAAAAGCTCGTGAAGTATTGAAAAATGAAACAATTGCTGTAATTGGGTATGGTGTACAAGGACCTGGCCAAGCGCTGAATTTGCGTGATAACGGTTTCAATGTAATCGTTGGTCAACGTCAGGGAAAAACATACGATAAAGCAGTGGCAGACGGATGGGTTCCGGGTGAAACTTTGTTCGGCATTGAAGAAGCTTGCGAGAAAGGTACTATTGTAATGTGCCTGTTGTCTGACGCAGCAGTAATGTCTGTATGGCCTACTATCAAACCTTGCTTGACTGCCGGGAAAGCTCTTTATTTCTCACATGGTTTTGCTATCACTTGGAACGACCGTACAGGTGTAGTTCCTCCTACTGATATCGATGTTATCATGGTTGCTCCTAAAGGTTCGGGCACCTCTTTGCGTACAATGTTCCTTGAAGGACGTGGCTTGAACTCTTCTTATGCCATCTATCAGGATGCTACAGGTAAAGCAATGGATAGAACCATCGCGTTGGGTATCGGTATTGGTTCCGGATATTTGTTTGAAACAACTTTCCAACGTGAAGCAATCTCTGATTTGACAGGTGAACGTGGATCATTGATGGGAGCTATTCAAGGTTTGTTGCTGGCCCAGTACGAAGTATTGCGTGAAAACGGTCATACTCCTTCAGAAGCATTTAATGAAACAGTAGAAGAACTGACGCAGTCGTTGATGCCGTTGTTTGCAAAGAACGGTATGGATTGGATGTATGCTAACTGCTCTACTACTGCTCAACGTGGTGCTCTTGATTGGATGGGACCATTCCACGATGCTATCAAGCCGGTAGTTGAAAAGTTGTATGATAGCGTGAAGACAGGTAACGAAGCACAGATTTCTATCGACAGTAATTCACAACCTGATTATCGTGAAAAATTGAATGAAGAGCTCCGTCAACTACGTGAAAGTGAAATGTGGCAGACAGCTGTTACTGTGCGTAAACTTCGTCCGGAAAATAATTAG
- a CDS encoding FprA family A-type flavoprotein — MESKTRIKGNVHYVGVNDRNKHRFEAMWPLPYGVSYNSYLIDDEMVALVDTVDICYFEVYLRKIKQVIGERPINYLIINHMEPDHSGSIRLIKQHYPEIIIVGNKQTFGMIEGFYGVTGEQYLVKDGDFLALGHHKLRFYMTPMVHWPETMMTFDETDGVLFSGDGFGCFGTVDGGFLDTRINVDKYWGEMVRYYSNIVGKYGSPVQKALQKLGGLPISAICSTHGPVWTENIAKVMGIYDRLSRYDADEGVVIAYGSMYGNTEQMAEAIAEELSAQGVKNIVMHNVAKSHPSYIIADIFRYKGLIIGAPTYSNQIFPEVEALLSKILLREVKGRYLGYFGSFTWAGAAVKRLAEFAEKSKFELVGDPVEMKQAMKELTYAQCENLARAMADRLKKDR, encoded by the coding sequence ATGGAAAGTAAAACAAGAATTAAAGGAAATGTCCACTATGTGGGAGTAAATGATCGTAACAAGCACAGATTTGAAGCGATGTGGCCGTTGCCCTATGGAGTTTCATATAACTCTTATCTGATTGATGATGAAATGGTGGCATTGGTGGATACGGTAGATATCTGTTATTTTGAAGTCTACTTGCGTAAAATCAAGCAAGTGATTGGAGAACGTCCCATTAATTATTTGATTATAAATCACATGGAACCGGATCATTCGGGGTCTATCCGATTGATTAAACAACATTATCCGGAAATTATTATTGTGGGTAATAAGCAAACATTCGGTATGATTGAAGGCTTTTATGGGGTAACCGGTGAACAATATCTGGTAAAGGACGGTGATTTCCTTGCTTTGGGACATCACAAACTACGTTTTTATATGACTCCGATGGTGCATTGGCCGGAAACGATGATGACTTTTGATGAAACGGATGGAGTTCTTTTCTCTGGCGATGGATTCGGATGTTTTGGTACGGTAGATGGTGGATTCTTGGATACGCGGATCAATGTAGATAAGTACTGGGGAGAAATGGTCCGTTACTACTCTAACATCGTTGGTAAATACGGAAGCCCCGTGCAAAAGGCTTTGCAGAAATTGGGCGGACTTCCCATATCTGCTATTTGTTCTACTCACGGACCGGTATGGACGGAGAATATTGCAAAGGTGATGGGTATATATGATCGTTTGAGTCGTTATGATGCCGATGAGGGTGTTGTTATTGCCTACGGAAGCATGTATGGAAATACGGAGCAGATGGCGGAAGCTATTGCTGAAGAACTTTCTGCACAGGGGGTTAAGAATATCGTTATGCATAACGTGGCAAAGAGTCATCCTTCTTATATTATAGCGGATATTTTCCGTTATAAGGGATTGATTATCGGTGCTCCTACGTATAGCAATCAGATATTCCCGGAGGTGGAAGCGTTGCTTTCAAAGATTCTGCTGCGTGAGGTAAAGGGACGCTATTTGGGTTACTTCGGTTCTTTTACGTGGGCCGGTGCTGCGGTGAAGCGTCTGGCGGAGTTTGCCGAAAAGAGTAAATTCGAATTGGTCGGTGATCCGGTGGAGATGAAGCAGGCGATGAAAGAACTGACTTATGCCCAGTGCGAAAATTTGGCACGTGCCATGGCGGACCGTTTGAAGAAAGATCGTTAA
- a CDS encoding polysaccharide lyase family 1 protein — MNLICRCLIVFLMIVGSEVVFASSGIGNTLDFGELAAFPGAEGYGSMTTGGRGGEVYRVTSLADDGLPGTLRYGIEKLNGPRTIIFEVSGTIFLLKDLKIRKGDLTIAGQTAPGGGICIAGYPVTNYASNVILRFLRFRMGNKECIHPDGADTLGGKGAKNVIIDHCSISWCTDECASFYENDHFTMQWCIISESLRLGGHTKGPHGYGGIWGGEHSSFHHNLLAHHDSRNPRFGIGAKARKHGECDGDYVDFRNNVIYNWGMNSSYGGERMNINLVNNYYKPGPATVTGSKRGRIFAIDATEDGNGGYLWGKYYIDGNVVDGGADDKNCRKATADNWVYGVYNQFLSKYKKVITEKTKDSIRLNKPHEFASVTTHTALNAYKRVLDYAGCSLHRDDVDKRIIEETRTRTAGYKGLNAHNGEGGIWESEGYPKPGLIDSQDDLSASNASRGVSPWPVLLHGSALADSDRDGMPDMWERKFGLNPNDASDGNGKTIDKYGQYTNLEMYMNSLVHDIVDAQNK, encoded by the coding sequence ATGAATTTAATCTGTCGTTGTTTGATTGTGTTTTTAATGATAGTGGGGAGCGAAGTTGTTTTTGCTTCCTCAGGTATTGGAAATACGCTTGATTTTGGAGAATTGGCCGCTTTTCCTGGTGCAGAGGGATATGGGAGCATGACTACGGGCGGACGTGGTGGTGAGGTATATAGGGTTACTTCATTGGCTGATGATGGATTACCGGGTACTTTACGATATGGCATAGAAAAATTGAATGGTCCCCGTACTATCATTTTTGAAGTATCCGGTACGATCTTTCTACTTAAAGACTTGAAAATACGGAAAGGGGATTTGACCATTGCAGGGCAAACTGCTCCAGGAGGAGGAATTTGTATAGCGGGTTATCCGGTAACAAATTATGCAAGTAACGTGATTCTTCGTTTTCTCCGTTTCCGTATGGGGAATAAAGAGTGCATACATCCTGACGGTGCGGATACTTTAGGAGGAAAAGGAGCAAAGAATGTGATTATAGATCATTGTTCTATAAGTTGGTGTACTGATGAATGTGCTTCGTTTTATGAGAATGATCATTTTACTATGCAATGGTGTATTATTTCAGAGAGCCTTAGATTGGGAGGACATACCAAAGGACCTCACGGCTATGGAGGAATCTGGGGAGGTGAACACTCTTCATTTCATCATAATCTGCTTGCCCATCATGATAGTCGTAATCCTCGTTTTGGTATAGGAGCCAAGGCACGTAAGCATGGAGAATGTGATGGTGATTATGTCGATTTTCGTAATAATGTTATTTATAATTGGGGAATGAATAGCTCGTATGGCGGGGAAAGGATGAATATTAATCTGGTGAACAATTATTATAAACCGGGTCCTGCTACAGTGACGGGATCTAAGCGTGGGCGGATTTTTGCAATAGATGCAACAGAAGATGGGAATGGAGGTTATTTGTGGGGAAAGTATTATATTGATGGTAATGTGGTAGATGGAGGGGCAGATGATAAAAACTGCCGGAAGGCTACTGCTGATAATTGGGTATATGGAGTTTACAATCAATTCTTGAGTAAATATAAAAAAGTAATTACAGAAAAGACTAAAGACTCAATTCGCCTGAATAAACCTCACGAGTTTGCATCGGTTACGACACATACGGCTCTCAATGCTTATAAACGAGTATTGGATTATGCGGGATGTTCATTGCATCGAGATGATGTGGATAAGCGTATTATAGAGGAAACACGTACCAGAACTGCTGGCTATAAAGGTTTGAATGCTCATAACGGAGAAGGAGGTATTTGGGAAAGTGAGGGATATCCGAAGCCGGGATTGATAGATAGTCAGGATGATTTGTCAGCGTCAAATGCTTCGAGAGGTGTTTCTCCATGGCCTGTTCTTTTACATGGAAGTGCCTTGGCCGATTCTGACCGTGATGGTATGCCTGATATGTGGGAGAGAAAATTCGGGTTAAATCCGAACGATGCTTCTGATGGTAATGGGAAAACGATAGATAAATATGGTCAGTATACGAATCTGGAGATGTATATGAATAGTTTGGTGCATGATATAGTCGATGCACAGAATAAATAG
- the ilvN gene encoding acetolactate synthase small subunit: protein MNDKTLYTIIVHSENIAGLLNQVTAVFTRRQINIESLNVSASSIKGVHKYTITAWTDKDTIEKVVKQIEKKIDVIQAHYFTEDEIYFHEIALYKVSTPAFQETPEASKLIRRYNARVVEVNPVFSIVEKNGMSEDITSLYGELKALNCVLQFVRSGRVAITTSCFERVNEFLDGRESKYNQSKKQQE, encoded by the coding sequence ATGAATGATAAGACACTCTATACGATAATAGTTCATTCCGAAAATATAGCCGGATTGCTGAATCAGGTAACTGCTGTATTTACTCGTCGGCAAATTAACATCGAGAGTCTGAATGTATCTGCTTCTTCTATTAAAGGTGTACACAAATATACGATTACAGCCTGGACGGATAAGGACACTATTGAGAAGGTCGTGAAACAGATCGAAAAGAAAATCGATGTGATTCAGGCACATTATTTCACCGAGGATGAAATATACTTCCATGAGATTGCATTATATAAGGTATCTACTCCTGCTTTTCAGGAAACTCCGGAAGCATCCAAGTTAATCCGTAGATACAATGCCCGTGTGGTGGAAGTCAATCCGGTATTTTCTATTGTTGAGAAAAATGGTATGAGCGAAGATATAACATCGCTTTATGGTGAGCTGAAGGCTTTGAATTGTGTGTTGCAGTTTGTCCGGTCGGGACGCGTAGCGATTACTACCAGTTGTTTTGAACGGGTGAATGAGTTTCTTGATGGACGGGAATCCAAGTATAACCAAAGTAAAAAACAGCAAGAATAA
- the nagB gene encoding glucosamine-6-phosphate deaminase encodes MRLIIQPDYQSVSLWAAHYVAAKIKAANPTPEKPFVLGCPTGSSPLGMYKALIDLNKKGIVSFRNVVTFNMDEYVGLPKEHPESYYSFMWNNFFGHIDIKPENTNILNGNAPDLDAECARYEEKIKSYGGIDLFMGGIGPDGHIAFNEPGSSLASRTRQKTLTMDTIIANSRFFDNDINKVPKTSLTVGVGTVLSAKEVMIIVNGHNKARALYHAVEGAVTQMWTISALQMHEKGIIVCDDAATVELRVGTYRYFKDIESTHLDPESLIK; translated from the coding sequence ATGAGACTTATTATTCAGCCGGACTATCAGTCTGTATCTCTGTGGGCTGCACATTATGTTGCTGCTAAAATAAAAGCTGCCAATCCAACCCCTGAAAAACCATTTGTGTTGGGCTGTCCTACCGGATCATCTCCTCTGGGCATGTATAAAGCTTTGATTGACCTGAATAAGAAAGGAATCGTTTCCTTCCGGAATGTGGTAACATTCAACATGGATGAATATGTCGGATTACCGAAAGAGCATCCGGAAAGCTATTATTCTTTCATGTGGAATAACTTTTTCGGTCATATCGATATCAAACCGGAGAATACGAATATTCTGAATGGTAATGCTCCTGATTTGGATGCAGAATGTGCTCGTTACGAAGAAAAGATCAAGTCATACGGTGGTATTGACCTGTTTATGGGCGGTATTGGTCCTGACGGACATATTGCGTTCAACGAACCGGGATCTTCATTGGCTTCACGCACTCGTCAGAAAACGTTAACAATGGATACCATCATTGCTAACTCTCGTTTCTTTGATAATGACATCAATAAAGTTCCTAAGACTTCTTTGACGGTGGGAGTGGGAACTGTGCTTTCTGCAAAGGAAGTGATGATTATTGTAAATGGACATAACAAGGCTCGCGCTTTGTATCACGCCGTAGAAGGTGCTGTCACACAGATGTGGACAATCAGTGCATTACAAATGCATGAAAAAGGTATTATTGTTTGTGATGATGCTGCTACTGTAGAATTGAGAGTCGGTACTTATCGTTACTTCAAAGATATCGAATCTACTCATTTGGATCCGGAATCATTGATTAAGTAA